In the genome of Dermacentor silvarum isolate Dsil-2018 chromosome 1, BIME_Dsil_1.4, whole genome shotgun sequence, one region contains:
- the LOC119464372 gene encoding transcriptional repressor CTCF isoform X1: MSDQIDTPSDGTSTGPEPASAGDSEAISDIQNYLASFNKEIQGDGASSAAVTAGDAVITSAETDTAETEPSVTTADGTTTFYVTQTADGFQYATSSQAQFDGTTTYYTPAQATFYTTDAEQATEGTATVTGTGQLEAIQGYATTADGKAFPATTTTTDGLQQIVLAVGKGQGAEAREIAVTIPDSIDQVRHESTEELLKAVEQQGRAATDGVQSDQPTFVAMQSGTAHDGSDEQQVILNTGNSYQTVTIVPSDTNPGEVSYVLIVSQPDEGKEDLAKADMDMSVYDFHEGGDKTGAEVVTEEASTPEPVAKMRTIKIAPKKSQTVTQAHMCNYCNYTSPKRYLLSRHMKSHSEERPHKCSVCERGFKTLASLQNHVNTHTGTRPHQCKECDAAFTTSGELVRHVRYRHTHEKPHRCTECDYASVELSKLKRHMRCHTGERPYQCPHCTYASPDTYKLKRHLRIHTGEKPYECDVCHARFTQSNSLKAHKLIHSGNKPIFQCELCPTTCGRKTDLRIHVQKLHTSDKPLKCKRCGKSFPDRYTYKVHVKSHEGEKCFKCDLCPYASISQRHLESHMLIHTDQKPFRCDECDQAFRQKQLLKRHKNLYHDPNYVPPIPKEKTHECPECSKAFRHKGNLIRHLAIHDPEATAAERAEAMRIGEPKGPGEEPDGEEDDYMMEDDEDDDMDDMGMEDGMVNEGQQVVVFEVIQIPAADGVTMEQHAIRAVPEDALRMTSNGSVITGADGQELTIIQQVPQDQSVVTEVVNKAALVPMKRPRGRPRKYATMEAAASNQGEEVLGMGKGELDAPQREAEMARRRLEQKQKDMEECFGFNDEEDETILAMPAAPGVNGPSEEKVQDGTTTTYILMQENGDAV, translated from the exons ATGTCGGACCAGATAGACACACCATCTGATGGGACCTCCACTGGTCCTGAACCAGCAAGTGCTGGTGACTCTGAGGCCATCTCTGACATACAGAACTACTTGGCATCCTTCAACAAAGAGATCCAAGGTGATGGGGCTTCTTCAGCAGCTGTGACAGCTGGAGACGCAGTTATCACAAGCGCAGAGACTGACACAGCTGAGACGGAGCCTTCAGTCACAACAGCCGATGGCACCACTACTTTTTATGTAACGCAGACAGCTGATGGCTTTCAGTATGCGACATCAAGCCAG GCTCAGTTTGATGGCACCACTACCTACTACACTCCTGCCCAAGCCACTTTCTACACCACTGATGCCGAACAGGCCACAGAAGGCACGGCTACGGTAACGGGCACCGGTCAACTGGAGGCCATTCAGGGTTATGCCACCACAGCTGATGGCAAGGCCTTCCCAGCCACAACTACCACTACTGATGGTCTCCAGCAGATAGTGTTAGCTGTTGGCAAGGGCCAAGGAGCAGAGGCACGTGAAATTGCTGTCACCATTCCAGATTCTATAGATCAA GTGCGGCATGAAAGCACAGAAGAACTGCTGAAGGCTGTTGAGCAACAAGGAAGAGCTGCGACAGATGGGGTTCAGTCAGACCAGCCCACATTTGTGGCTATGCAGTCTGGTACTGCTCACGATGGAAGTGATGAACAGCAG gtgATCCTGAACACTGGTAACTCTTACCAAACTGTTACAATTGTGCCATCGGACACGAACCCAGGAGAGGTCAGCTATGTGCTCATTGTGTCCCAGCCAGATGAGGGCAAAGAGGATTTGGCCAAAGCTGATATGGACATGTCTGTGTATGACTTCCATGAAGGAGGAGATAAGACTGGGGCTGAAGTAGTGACAGAGGAAGCCTCCACGCCAGAGCCTGTAGCCAAAATGCGTACCATCAAGATTGCACCCAAGAAGAGCCAGACAGTGACACAGGCCCATATGTGCAACTACTGCAATTACACGAGTCCAAAACGGTACTTGCTGTCTCGGCACATGAAGAGCCATTCAGAAGAGCGACCTCACAAGTGTTCAGTGTGTGAGCGGGGCTTCAAGACGTTGGCATCGCTGCAAAATCATGTTAATACACATACAGGCACACGCCCACACCAATGTAAAGAATGTGACGCGGCCTTTACTACTTCTGGAGAGTTGGTTCGTCATGTGCGTTACCGACACACCCACGAAAAGCCACACCGCTGCACAGAGTGCGATTATGCCTCAGTGGAGCTGAGCAAGCTAAAACGACACATGCGATGTCACACGGGTGAACGGCCATACCAGTGCCCGCATTGCACGTATGCCTCGCCTGACACCTACAAGCTCAAGCGGCATCTGCGGATCCATACGGGGGAGAAGCCGTACGAGTGCGATGTGTGCCATGCTCGTTTCACCCAGTCAAACAGCCTAAAAGCCCACAAGCTCATTCACTCGGGTAACAAGCCCATCTTCCAGTGCGAGCTGTGCCCAACCACCTGTGGTCGCAAGACAGACCTTAGAATCCACGTTCAAAAGTTACATACCAGTGACAAGCCGCTAAAATGCAAGCGGTGTGGCAAATCCTTCCCAGACCGCTACACATACAAG GTACATGTAAAGAGCCATGAAGGAGAGAAATGCTTCAAGTGTGACCTGTGCCCGTATGCGTCCATCTCTCAACGTCATCTCGAGTCTCACATGCTGATTCATACGGACCAAAAGCCATTCCGTTGTGATGAATGTGACCAGGCTTTCCGACAGAAGCAACTGCTGAAGAGGCACAAGAATCTTTACCATGACCCCAACTATGTGCCCCCTATACCCAAGGAGAAGACTCATGAGTGTCCAGAGTGCTCTAAGGCATTCCGGCATAAG GGTAATTTGATCCGGCACTTGGCGATCCACGACCCAGAAGCAACAGCAGCTGAACGGGCAGAAGCTATGCGCATTGGTGAGCCCAAGGGTCCAGGAGAAGAGCCAGATGGCGAGGAGGATGACTACATGATGGAGGATGATGAGGATGACGACATGGATGATATGGGCATGGAGGATGGCATGGTCAATGAAGGCCAGCAG GTGGTTGTATTTGAGGTGATACAGATTCCTGCAGCGGATGGTGTAACTATGGAGCAGCATGCAATACGAGCAGTCCCCGAGGATGCGCTGCGCATGACCAGTAATGGTAGTGTCATCACTGGTGCTGATGGCCAAGAGCTCACCATCATTCAGCAGGTTCCTCAGGATCAATCTGTAGTCACCGAGGTGGTTAACAAAGCTG CACTTGTACCAATGAAACGGCCGCGTGGACGGCCAAGGAAATATGCCACCATGGAGGCAGCTGCCAGCAATCAGG GTGAGGAGGTGCTTGGCATGGGCAAGGGGGAACTGGATGCACCACAGAGAGAGGCTGAGATGGCACGCAGACGGCTTGAACAGAAACAGAAAGACATGGAGGAGTGCTTCGGTTTCAAT GATGAAGAAGACGAAACAATACTGGCGATGCCAGCTGCACCAGGGGTGAATGGACCGAGCGAAGAGAAAGTTCAAGATGGCACAACGACCACCTATATATTGATGCAGGAAAATGGTGACGCTGTTTAG
- the LOC119464372 gene encoding transcriptional repressor CTCF isoform X2, whose protein sequence is MSDQIDTPSDGTSTGPEPASAGDSEAISDIQNYLASFNKEIQGDGASSAAVTAGDAVITSAETDTAETEPSVTTADGTTTFYVTQTADGFQYATSSQAQFDGTTTYYTPAQATFYTTDAEQATEGTATVTGTGQLEAIQGYATTADGKAFPATTTTTDGLQQIVLAVGKGQGAEVRHESTEELLKAVEQQGRAATDGVQSDQPTFVAMQSGTAHDGSDEQQVILNTGNSYQTVTIVPSDTNPGEVSYVLIVSQPDEGKEDLAKADMDMSVYDFHEGGDKTGAEVVTEEASTPEPVAKMRTIKIAPKKSQTVTQAHMCNYCNYTSPKRYLLSRHMKSHSEERPHKCSVCERGFKTLASLQNHVNTHTGTRPHQCKECDAAFTTSGELVRHVRYRHTHEKPHRCTECDYASVELSKLKRHMRCHTGERPYQCPHCTYASPDTYKLKRHLRIHTGEKPYECDVCHARFTQSNSLKAHKLIHSGNKPIFQCELCPTTCGRKTDLRIHVQKLHTSDKPLKCKRCGKSFPDRYTYKVHVKSHEGEKCFKCDLCPYASISQRHLESHMLIHTDQKPFRCDECDQAFRQKQLLKRHKNLYHDPNYVPPIPKEKTHECPECSKAFRHKGNLIRHLAIHDPEATAAERAEAMRIGEPKGPGEEPDGEEDDYMMEDDEDDDMDDMGMEDGMVNEGQQVVVFEVIQIPAADGVTMEQHAIRAVPEDALRMTSNGSVITGADGQELTIIQQVPQDQSVVTEVVNKAALVPMKRPRGRPRKYATMEAAASNQGEEVLGMGKGELDAPQREAEMARRRLEQKQKDMEECFGFNDEEDETILAMPAAPGVNGPSEEKVQDGTTTTYILMQENGDAV, encoded by the exons ATGTCGGACCAGATAGACACACCATCTGATGGGACCTCCACTGGTCCTGAACCAGCAAGTGCTGGTGACTCTGAGGCCATCTCTGACATACAGAACTACTTGGCATCCTTCAACAAAGAGATCCAAGGTGATGGGGCTTCTTCAGCAGCTGTGACAGCTGGAGACGCAGTTATCACAAGCGCAGAGACTGACACAGCTGAGACGGAGCCTTCAGTCACAACAGCCGATGGCACCACTACTTTTTATGTAACGCAGACAGCTGATGGCTTTCAGTATGCGACATCAAGCCAG GCTCAGTTTGATGGCACCACTACCTACTACACTCCTGCCCAAGCCACTTTCTACACCACTGATGCCGAACAGGCCACAGAAGGCACGGCTACGGTAACGGGCACCGGTCAACTGGAGGCCATTCAGGGTTATGCCACCACAGCTGATGGCAAGGCCTTCCCAGCCACAACTACCACTACTGATGGTCTCCAGCAGATAGTGTTAGCTGTTGGCAAGGGCCAAGGAGCAGAG GTGCGGCATGAAAGCACAGAAGAACTGCTGAAGGCTGTTGAGCAACAAGGAAGAGCTGCGACAGATGGGGTTCAGTCAGACCAGCCCACATTTGTGGCTATGCAGTCTGGTACTGCTCACGATGGAAGTGATGAACAGCAG gtgATCCTGAACACTGGTAACTCTTACCAAACTGTTACAATTGTGCCATCGGACACGAACCCAGGAGAGGTCAGCTATGTGCTCATTGTGTCCCAGCCAGATGAGGGCAAAGAGGATTTGGCCAAAGCTGATATGGACATGTCTGTGTATGACTTCCATGAAGGAGGAGATAAGACTGGGGCTGAAGTAGTGACAGAGGAAGCCTCCACGCCAGAGCCTGTAGCCAAAATGCGTACCATCAAGATTGCACCCAAGAAGAGCCAGACAGTGACACAGGCCCATATGTGCAACTACTGCAATTACACGAGTCCAAAACGGTACTTGCTGTCTCGGCACATGAAGAGCCATTCAGAAGAGCGACCTCACAAGTGTTCAGTGTGTGAGCGGGGCTTCAAGACGTTGGCATCGCTGCAAAATCATGTTAATACACATACAGGCACACGCCCACACCAATGTAAAGAATGTGACGCGGCCTTTACTACTTCTGGAGAGTTGGTTCGTCATGTGCGTTACCGACACACCCACGAAAAGCCACACCGCTGCACAGAGTGCGATTATGCCTCAGTGGAGCTGAGCAAGCTAAAACGACACATGCGATGTCACACGGGTGAACGGCCATACCAGTGCCCGCATTGCACGTATGCCTCGCCTGACACCTACAAGCTCAAGCGGCATCTGCGGATCCATACGGGGGAGAAGCCGTACGAGTGCGATGTGTGCCATGCTCGTTTCACCCAGTCAAACAGCCTAAAAGCCCACAAGCTCATTCACTCGGGTAACAAGCCCATCTTCCAGTGCGAGCTGTGCCCAACCACCTGTGGTCGCAAGACAGACCTTAGAATCCACGTTCAAAAGTTACATACCAGTGACAAGCCGCTAAAATGCAAGCGGTGTGGCAAATCCTTCCCAGACCGCTACACATACAAG GTACATGTAAAGAGCCATGAAGGAGAGAAATGCTTCAAGTGTGACCTGTGCCCGTATGCGTCCATCTCTCAACGTCATCTCGAGTCTCACATGCTGATTCATACGGACCAAAAGCCATTCCGTTGTGATGAATGTGACCAGGCTTTCCGACAGAAGCAACTGCTGAAGAGGCACAAGAATCTTTACCATGACCCCAACTATGTGCCCCCTATACCCAAGGAGAAGACTCATGAGTGTCCAGAGTGCTCTAAGGCATTCCGGCATAAG GGTAATTTGATCCGGCACTTGGCGATCCACGACCCAGAAGCAACAGCAGCTGAACGGGCAGAAGCTATGCGCATTGGTGAGCCCAAGGGTCCAGGAGAAGAGCCAGATGGCGAGGAGGATGACTACATGATGGAGGATGATGAGGATGACGACATGGATGATATGGGCATGGAGGATGGCATGGTCAATGAAGGCCAGCAG GTGGTTGTATTTGAGGTGATACAGATTCCTGCAGCGGATGGTGTAACTATGGAGCAGCATGCAATACGAGCAGTCCCCGAGGATGCGCTGCGCATGACCAGTAATGGTAGTGTCATCACTGGTGCTGATGGCCAAGAGCTCACCATCATTCAGCAGGTTCCTCAGGATCAATCTGTAGTCACCGAGGTGGTTAACAAAGCTG CACTTGTACCAATGAAACGGCCGCGTGGACGGCCAAGGAAATATGCCACCATGGAGGCAGCTGCCAGCAATCAGG GTGAGGAGGTGCTTGGCATGGGCAAGGGGGAACTGGATGCACCACAGAGAGAGGCTGAGATGGCACGCAGACGGCTTGAACAGAAACAGAAAGACATGGAGGAGTGCTTCGGTTTCAAT GATGAAGAAGACGAAACAATACTGGCGATGCCAGCTGCACCAGGGGTGAATGGACCGAGCGAAGAGAAAGTTCAAGATGGCACAACGACCACCTATATATTGATGCAGGAAAATGGTGACGCTGTTTAG